The Zygosaccharomyces rouxii strain CBS732 chromosome A complete sequence genome window below encodes:
- a CDS encoding uncharacterized protein (no similarity), translated as MSNKKKSKSKASESHKRGGRENSPRGQHNSLSPQRDNSISDQQGSENSGTGSGTNGIKLAARLFRNPLFSKRGLKHAKEGLRIKSSDKSISKLRCIGSGFLFLYPFLLIGYCIAGFLAGDINSKHAFLYGIPLCIAVPYFIRCLDDVDTLLSSIFEIGEKSLLGYFADPVIREFLLTVFEIVGHIYKCIEGTQKSRIYIWRILSFICYLLGNICLIMKRREKPESIVGNST; from the coding sequence ATGTccaacaaaaagaagagtaagAGTAAGGCCAGCGAGAGCCACAAGCGTGGTGGAAGAGAGAACAGTCCTCGTGGACAACACAACTCTCTCTCTCCACAAAGAGACAACAGTATCTCTGATCAGCAAGGAAGCGAGAACAGCGGTACTGGCTCTGGAACAAACGGGATCAAATTAGCCGCTCGCTTGTTTCGCAATCCAttgttttccaaaagaggGCTCAAACATGCAAAAGAGGGATTAAGAATTAAGAGTTCAGATAAATCAATAAGCAAACTAAGGTGTATAGGCAGCGGATTTCTCTTCCTTTACCCGTTTCTTTTGATAGGATACTGTATCGCCGGTTTCCTAGCTGGGGACATCAATAGCAAACATGCCTTTTTGTATGGCATTCCATTATGCATTGCTGTTCCTTATTTCATACGATGCTTGGATGATGTGGATACATTGCTTTCAAGCATATTTGAGATTGGGGAGAAGAGTTTGCTCGGATATTTCGCAGACCCGGTAATTAGAGAGTTCCTCTTAACTGTTTTTGAGATTGTCGGACACATTTATAAATGCATTGAGGGTACTCAAAAGTCTCGAATCTACATATGGAGAATTCTCAGTTTTATTTGTTATCTCCTAGGAAATATTTGTCTAATCATGAAAAGAAGGGAAAAGCCAGAATCGATAGTGGGTAATTCGACGTGA
- the THI73 gene encoding Thi73p (similar to uniprot|Q07904 Saccharomyces cerevisiae YLR004C Hypothetical ORF), translating to MNKTSPPEAEKIDEQVDISSTKDDSTFTSGDDDADIALKFLTHKNAKSYVSEEDEELNTTEKNFYGSSALPPKLLRKIDACVLTFLCFAYLLMFLDKTLLNYAASMGIKEHLKGNEFSNLGTIFYASYIFMEPIVSFLIQRYPLSKVMGTFITCWGIVLACHCACKSYTSLMIVRTLLGVFESSSAVGCITISGMYYTKSEQCARIGYWTSQAGTGYIVGGLISFGFLHYHGKDFTSWQIMFLVVGLFTVLFGLLTLVILPDNVTNAWFLSEEEKILVVKHIKDNQTGLENKKFKWSHIKELFLHDKLTWPMLVITACSQMTTGAIGTFSVTITQTFGFDKYVTALLQLPIGAITIIIMIITTQMMSRWGQITLVTTSMYIPTIIGCIVMLSLPLSHKIGNLFSLYLLYSGSSVITNIYVWNSLNTSGYSKRIFRNAATLMVYSLAYILAPQTFREANYPGYVPAKITLLVTQCICVPLQLYVGYVCLTENKKRDKEQEGKDVGKYDFRDLTDIQNRNFRYMY from the coding sequence ATGAATAAAACATCACCGCCAGAAGCTGAAAAAATTGACGAACAAGTAGATATATCTTCCACTAAGGATGATAGCACTTTTACTAGTGGTGATGACGATGCTGATATagcattgaaatttttgactCATAAAAATGCCAAGAGTTACGTCTcggaagaagatgaagaattaaatacaactgaaaagaatttttaCGGTTCATCAGCATTACCTCCCAAATTACTTAGAAAAATCGATGCTTGTGTTCTAACATTCTTGTGCTTTGCCTATCTGTTGATGTTCTTGGATAAGACGTTGTTGAATTATGCAGCATCAATGGGTATTAAAGAACATTTGAAAGGTAATGAGTTTTCCAATCTGGGAACAATATTTTACGCATCTTACATCTTTATGGAGCCCATTGTCAGTTTTTTAATTCAAAGATATCCATTATCCAAAGTCATGGGAACTTTCATTACATGTTGGGGAATTGTCCTGGCATGCCATTGCGCCTGTAAATCGTATACATCCTTGATGATCGTCCGTACTCTATTGGGTGTGTTTGAATCTTCAAGCGCCGTCGGTTGTATCACAATCAGTGGTATGTACTATACCAAATCCGAGCAATGTGCTAGAATCGGATATTGGACAAGTCAAGCGGGAACAGGTTATATCGTTGGTGGTCTCATatcatttggattcttaCATTATCATGGTAAAGATTTCACCTCATGGCAAATCATGTTTTTGGTTGTAGGACTCTTTACAGTGCTCTTTGGACTGCTAACTTTGGTAATTCTGCCTGATAATGTAACCAACGCCTGGTTCCTTTcagaggaggaaaaaatCCTTGTAGTGAAGCACATTAAAGATAACCAAACTGGATTggagaataaaaaattcaaatggaGCCATATTAAGGAGTTATTTTTACACGATAAACTGACTTGGCCCATGTTAGTTATCACCGCATGTTCACAAATGACAACTGGTGCTATTGGAACTTTCTCTGTGACGATCACTCAAACTTTCGGATTTGATAAATATGTTACAGCATTATTACAACTACCCATCGGTGCCATTACAATTATAATTATGATAATCACCACTCAGATGATGTCCAGATGGGGTCAAATTACCCTAGTGACCACTTCCATGTACATTCCCACCATCATTGGTTGCATAGTAATGCTATCACTCCCATTATCCCACAAGATCGGTAACCTTTTCTCCCTGTACCTGCTCTATAGTGGATCCTCTGTCATTACAAACATCTACGTttggaattctttgaatacTTCCGGTTACAGTAAAAGGATCTTTCGTAATGCCGCTACGCTGATGGTGTATAGTTTGGCATACATCTTAGCACCTCAAACTTTCAGAGAGGCCAATTACCCCGGCTATGTCCCTGCTAAGATAACGCTACTAGTGACTCAGTGCATTTGTGTACCTTTGCAACTGTACGTCGGTTATGTGTGTCTAACagaaaacaaaaagagAGATAAAGAGCAGGAAGGTAAAGATGTGGGTAAATATGACTTCCGCGATTTGACTGACATTCAAAATAGGAATTTCAGGTACATGTATTAA
- the CMS1 gene encoding Cms1p (similar to Q07897 YLR003C uniprot|Q07897 Saccharomyces cerevisiaeCMS1 Hypothetical ORF), with protein sequence MPNADDLDDGLDYNYESDPEAEEVAVEDTGAEESKDSQEDEPEEKPHDDDKKRKAGESSEREGRPLSKRQKKLQNSKLKDKKEEQVKYQLDKKKTIPKSSPEEIVEYLATLIREKNPDLSGLELDEMYLKKSDFLSTEKFQEDRNLTNLPNFMSQFSKSPRTIVLSLTNLRIADIYRSLGGNKACVKLFAKNKLKDDLATVEEILSAKSKKNEHIRYFIATPTRLEKLIESTDLFFQGKEKLDILLDASYMDPKANTLLNCENTTVLCKLLKTFLNKKSSVKVLLY encoded by the coding sequence ATGCCCAATGCTGATGATTTAGATGACGGTCTTGATTACAACTACGAATCAGATCcagaagctgaagaagtAGCTGTAGAGGATACTGGCGCAGAGGAAAGTAAAGATTcacaagaagatgaaccaGAGGAAAAACctcatgatgatgataagaAGAGAAAAGCTGGTGAATCTTCAGAACGTGAAGGCAGACCTTTGTCCAAAAGACAAAAGAAGTTGCAAAATTCTAAGTTGAAGGacaaaaaagaagaacaagtCAAGTACCAATTggacaaaaagaaaactatACCAAAATCTTCTCCAGAGGAAATCGTTGAGTATTTAGCTACGTTGATTCGTGAAAAGAATCCCGATTTGAGTGGGTTGGAACTGGATGAAatgtatttgaagaaatccGATTTCCTTTCcactgaaaaattccaggAAGATCGTAATTTGACCAACTTGCCCAATTTTATGTCACAATTTTCTAAGTCCCCAAGAACTATAGTTCTATCCTTGACTAATTTGAGAATTGCTGATATTTACAGAAGTTTAGGCGGTAATAAAGCTTGTGTCAAATTGTTCGCCaaaaacaaattgaaagatgatTTAGCTACAGTGGAAGAAATCCTTAGCGCCAAATCTAAGAAAAATGAACACATAAGATATTTCATTGCGACCCCAACAAggttggaaaaattgattgagTCCACAGATCTGTTTTTCCAAGGtaaggaaaaattggatatcTTGCTAGACGCAAGTTATATGGACCCCAAGGCAAACACTTTGCTAAATTGTGAAAACACTACAGTTCTTTGCAAGCTTCTCAAGACTTTTTTGAATAAGAAGAGTTCTGTAAAAGTCTTACTTTACTAA
- the APL1 gene encoding Apl1p (similar to uniprot|P27351 Saccharomyces cerevisiae YJR005W APL1 beta-adaptin large subunit of the clathrin-associated protein complex), with translation MSDQRIFARYKATEIRAELQNFDAKRSKVSATKRKVALRKIIANLKMGNYNEMVLLYPEMLKFWQVEDDLEVKRICHEYVRTLGAAKPQSAKEALGAVLGDLENKNEEVQIMSLRTLSAVTSLEYINEAFKAVGYVLARRGVPQNLLKTAILLLKYMDDLDHDRVSSTLDSLYDIFERQLASPTVQVAALHTIYAIHEKNTDLKPLRLELDVAMGLLDLLPQLNEWDKAMVLESLTTSAVPQTHSDVCAMIELVLPQLQHANTYVALNAFKFIAYLLNYAEHVNEGLIKRFSNSIVSLLNKPPELEFLVLRNIILLLLSRGASLLKLDVSFFFIEYNDPIYIKDTKLECLYLSADHETLPRILEELVQYATDIDIQMSRKAIRAIGNLAVKLNEEAAHDCVDALLDLLEFGVDYVVQEIISVFRNILRKHPKRFESIIGELVKHTESVQEPEAKNAMIWIITNYSYALPNYLEFFQVFSSNLLEETSDVQFSILTSSVKFFIRNPNYQTEKICIKALKQCTEEINNPDLRDRAFMYWRLLSLAQSPKSHLLSNDSMTKLIDGELPAIQLSTKLDPVILEELELNIGTIASIYLKPVSQVFRNTRTKRLLPSPILNPNKENLKVINDGSTNLNSGAFERVPEWETIGQSDDVSVASPRRTKTMMNDYDKPAEKVNQLKGKRKSSSAGPSTLSRKPSMLVRKLSMKKPF, from the coding sequence ATGTCAGATCAAAGAATATTTGCCCGTTATAAGGCTACTGAGATTAGAGcagaattacaaaattttgatgcTAAAAGATCTAAAGTCAGTGCTACTAAGAGGAAAGTCGCCTTGAGGAAGATAATTGCCAATTTAAAGATGGGTAACTATAATGAAATGGTCTTATTATATCCTGAAATGTTAAAATTTTGGCAAGTAGAGGATGATCTTGAGGTCAAGAGAATCTGTCATGAATATGTGAGAACTCTTGGAGCAGCTAAACCCCAGAGCGCCAAGGAAGCCCTAGGCGCAGTATTGGGCGACTTGGAGAATAAGAATGAAGAGGTTCAAATTATGAGCTTGAGAACATTATCTGCCGTTACTTCATTAGAGTATATCAACGAAGCTTTCAAAGCTGTCGGCTATGTACTAGCTCGTCGTGGTGTACCGCAAAATCTTCTCAAGACCGctattttattattaaaGTATATGGATGATTTGGATCATGATAGAGTGTCTAGTACGCTTGATTCTCTTTATGACATTTTCGAACGTCAATTAGCAAGTCCCACTGTGCAAGTTGCGGCTCTGCATACTATTTATGCCATACACGAAAAAAACACAGATTTAAAGCCATTGAGATTAGAACTAGATGTTGCTATGGGGTTGCTAGATTTATTACCTCAATTGAACGAATGGGATAAAGCCATGGTATTAGAATCACTTACCACTTCGGCGGTACCGCAGACACATTCAGATGTTTGTGCAATGATTGAATTAGTCCTACCTCAATTACAACATGCCAATACCTATGTGGCATTGAATGccttcaaattcatcgCATACCTTCTTAACTATGCTGAGCATGTGAATGAAGGTCTAATCAAAAGATTTTCCAATTCGATCGTATCTCTCCTAAACAAACCACCGGAGTTGGAGTTTTTAGTGCTAAGAAATATCATTTTACTTTTGTTAAGCAGGGGTGCAtcattgttgaaattggatgtttcatttttttttatcgAATACAATGACCCAATTTACATCAAGGATACAAAGCTTGAATGTTTGTATCTTTCAGCGGATCATGAAACCTTACCGCGAATTctagaagaattggttcaatATGCAACCGATATTGATATCCAGATGTCACGTAAAGCTATCAGAGCCATTGGGAACCTAGCAGTTAAACTGAACGAAGAAGCCGCTCATGATTGTGTGGATGCCCTTTTAGATTTATTAGAATTCGGGGTTGATTATGTGGTTCAAGAGATTATTTCAGTGTTTAGAAACATTTTGAGAAAACATCCAAAGAGGTTCGAATCCAttattggtgaattggttaaacaTACCGAATCTGTTCAAGAGCCAGAGGCTAAAAATGCAATGATTTGGATCATCACGAATTATTCATACGCTTTACCCAACTATCTAGAGTTCTTCCAAGTATTTTCGTCTAACCTACTGGAAGAAACTTCAGACGTACAGTTTTCCATTCTAACTTCTAGtgtcaaattcttcatcagaaatCCCAATTACCaaactgaaaaaatatgcatTAAAGCCCTAAAGCAGTGTACAGAAGAGATTAACAATCCTGATTTGAGGGATAGGGCATTCATGTACTGGAGATTACTTTCACTGGCTCAGTCCCCAAAGAGTCATCTTCTGTCCAACGATTCTATGACGAAATTGATTGATGGTGAACTACCGGCAATCCAATTGAGCACCAAGCTAGATCCAGTGATCTTagaggaattggaattgaataTTGGGACCATCGCTTCGATCTATTTAAAGCCAGTATCACAAGTTTTCAGAAATACCAGAACTAAACGACTATTACCTAGTCCCATCTTAAACCCTAATAAGGAGAATCTAAAAGTTATCAATGACGGTTCAACCAACTTAAATTCTGGTGCATTCGAAAGGGTCCCAGAATGGGAGACCATTGGCCAGAGTGATGATGTCTCCGTAGCATCTCCTAGAAGGACAAAAACAATGATGAATGATTACGATAAGCCAGCCGAAAAAGTTAACCAACTCaaaggaaagagaaaatcGAGTTCCGCAGGTCCTTCCACTTTAAGCAGGAAACCTTCTATGCTAGTAAGGAAATTGTCGATGAAAAAaccattttaa
- the SAG1 gene encoding Sag1p (some similarities with uniprot|P20840 Saccharomyces cerevisiae YJR004C SAG1 Alpha-agglutinin of alpha-cells binds to Aga1p during agglutination N-terminal half is homologous to the immunoglobulin superfamily and contains binding site for a-agglutinin C-terminal half is highly glycosylated and contains GPI anchor), protein MYKTFNSIRSILFLLCLAWHTFAKEINGVSFSGLKFTPLSSLHYPHQGWSASFDFEIENGSSVSKGDYFTLNFPTVYRIKFDDNKLTTNATLQDGSEAFECFAAQQAAYKNEDTVFKCVAIQGLSSYSSLSGSLSFGLSFSSGGSSYEYEMQNADKFHSGTMQVSLADQLSASVEFDSANFTKDIYTIGRSTTFNSLESYYLGMSCPNGYLLGGTQTINYDRENKGYDLDCSSVQVYLSDQFNDWSLPLKGDNANAKVDCSDDTLKVNMNEAKPNQKLWINALQDVSAGVNTIQHEVHLQYSCSDTEQKTTYSTQFSTVVEYTIYQASDSGTLSGLTATSASSSSPVVTTPTITSTITTGWTGTYNTTYSTGSTELSGSGDVPTEEIIYYVETPSESSVPQTTTTTTTTGWTGTYTTTYSTGSTELSGSTGAPTEEIIYYVETPSESSVPQTTTTTTTTGWTGTYTTTYSTGSTELSGSTGAPTEEIIYYVETPSETVTPQTTTTTTTNIWSGSYTTTYSTESTSLYFSTGVPMEEVIIYVETPESKVAPSSSTPQSKTTVTSTTTTGWTGKYNSTYSTASTILVGSTGIPTEEIIYYFETPETQLFNTSSTPAPSSSTTIGIVTTTTTTTTGWTGTYTTTYLTASTSLGGNTGTLTEEIIYYVETPNTTVFPPPSTSVTSKANITSSTSQISSTSWSSKVNLTSSTPHLVTLSTTDLNSTYLTTCDCSESVPTINWSSSSTSNTITSVPPSETSYVPQSSSASVSKSSLNITSTSSPSASIQSISTLPSPTSSDVFNSTISPSLPVSSFSTLSTSSAQNSINSTHVTTTTPTAETFFSTTANSTGSNYLTSSRPISTSSVETTSVTNSTSVPPAITSNPIITSPWVTATATTLQSRTEASSTSVGNFSSTTSAATLTPTTEASSTIIADSSTTPVTSVAIPSSTSATLSTDSATTSTSPIIPIAASSSSSSSSSSAPSSGFSSAAAVSTTPSPSSSGGRFSLGLSLDQGSIAQIPIAQSSTPCSTSTKISTATVTVTKNSTTTKHVTAPVTHTVTQKVSDCHCPVESHQSSLEPYFNNNSSDTGPSIAPYSGQGLVLKRGNSITALIGVLLFIL, encoded by the coding sequence ATGTATAAGACCTTCAATTCCATTCGTTCAATattgtttcttctttgcCTAGCATGGCACACGTTCgctaaagaaattaatggAGTTTCATTTTCTGGTCTAAAATTCACTCCTTTGAGTTCTTTACACTATCCCCATCAAGGTTGGTCTGCTTCATTTGATTTCGAAATCGAGAATGGATCTTCCGTATCTAAAGGCGATTACTTTACTCTCAATTTCCCCACTGTGTATCGTATTAAATTTGACGATAACAAATTGACCACCAATGCTACTTTACAAGACGGTTCAGAAGCATTTGAATGTTTTGCCGCGCAACAGGCCGCCTATAAAAATGAGGATACTGTTTTCAAATGTGTAGCCATTCAGGGCCTAAGCTCATATTCCTCATTATCAGgatctctttcttttggCTTAAGCTTTAGCAGTGGTGGTTCTTCTTATGAGTATGAAATGCAAAATGCAGATAAATTCCATAGCGGCACTATGCAAGTTTCACTCGCAGATCAACTTTCTGCTTCAGTAGAGTTTGACTCCGCaaatttcaccaaagaTATCTATACCATTGGACGTAGCACTACTTTTAATAGCTTAGAAAGTTATTATCTTGGTATGAGCTGTCCCAATGGATATTTGCTAGGTGGTACTCAAACGATCAATTACGATAGAGAAAACAAGGGGTATGATCTGGATTGTTCATCGGTTCAAGTATATTTATCTGATCAGTTCAATGATTGGTCGCTGCCCCTAAAAGGTGACAACGCAAATGCTAAAGTAGATTGTTCTGATGACACTTTGAAAGTAAATATGAACGAGGCCAAGCCGAATCAGAAGCTTTGGATAAATGCCCTGCAAGATGTTTCTGCCGGTGTCAATACTATTCAACACGAGGTGCATTTACAATACTCTTGTTCTGATACGGAACAGAAAACCACATATAGTACCCAGTTTAGTACCGTGGTTGAATATACAATTTATCAGGCTAGCGATTCGGGTACTTTGTCCGGTCTAACTGCGACTTCAGCCTCTAGTTCGTCGCCGGTAGTTACAACCCCAACAATTACGTCCACGATAACTACTGGCTGGACTGGAACTTATAATACCACGTACTCTACCGGCTCAACAGAATTGAGCGGTAGCGGCGATGTTCCCACAGAAGAGATTATTTACTATGTGGAAACGCCTTCGGAGAGTAGCGTTCCTCAGactaccactactactaccactaccgGCTGGACTGGGACTTATACCACAACATATTCTACTGGCTCAACAGAACTGAGCGGTAGCACTGGTGCACCAACAGAAGAGATTATTTACTATGTGGAAACGCCTTCGGAGAGTAGCGTTCCTCAGactaccactactactaccactaccgGCTGGACTGGGACTTATACCACAACATATTCTACTGGCTCAACAGAACTGAGCGGTAGCACTGGCGCACCAACAGAAGAGATTATTTACTATGTGGAAACACCTTCGGAGACTGTCACCCCTCAgactactactaccaccactaccaaTATTTGGTCAGGTTCCTACACAACAACGTACTCCACTGAATCTACTAGCCTATATTTCAGCACTGGAGTACCCATGGAAGAGGTAATTATATATGTCGAGACACCGGAATCTAAGGTTGCCCCCTCTTCTTCCACTCCACAAAGTAAAACAACTGTCACGAGTACCACGACGACCGGTTGGACCGGAAAGTACAACTCCACTTATTCCACTGCTTCCACTATTCTAGTTGGTAGTACTGGAATTCCAACAGAGGAAATTATCTATTATTTTGAGACGCCAGAAACTCAATTATTCAATACAAGTTCAACACCAGCCCCATCGTCAAGTACAACTATAGGAATAGTCACAACTACTACCACAACCACCACTGGATGGACAGGTACATACACTACCACCTATCTCACTGCGTCAACAAGCCTCGGCGGCAACACTGGGACTTTGACAGAAGAGATAATTTATTACGTGGAGACTCCAAATACAACAGTATTCCCTCCTCCCTCTACTTCCGTTACATCTAAAGCTAATATAACTTCCTCAACATCACAGATATCATCCACATCATGGTCTTCCAAGGTGAATTTGACGTCATCGACCCCTCACCTTGTGACTTTATCAACCACAGATTTAAATTCCACGTACCTCACCACTTGCGATTGTTCTGAGTCCGTCCCAACCATCAACTGGTCCTCTTCGAGTACTTCCAATACTATCACTTCGGTGCCGCCGTCGGAAACAAGTTACGTTCCGCAATCTTCCTCGGCTAGCGTTTCGAAATCCAGTCTCAACATTACCAGCACTTCTTCGCCATCAGCATCCATTCAGTCCATTAGCACCTTACCTTCACCAACTTCCTCTGATGTTTTCAACTCTACAATCTCACCATCTCTCCCAGTGTCGTCTTTCAGTACTTTAAGTACCTCGAGTGCTCAGAATTCCATTAATTCTACACATGTGACGACGACAACTCCAACTGCTGAAACATTTTTTAGCACAACCGCCAACTCTACCGGCTCAAATTACCTCACCTCTTCAAGGCCTATCAGCACGTCTTCGGTTGAAACCACCAGCGTTACAAACTCTACGAGTGTGCCCCCTGCCATTACTTCGAATCCTATTATCACCAGTCCTTGGGTCACTGCAACGGCTACCACATTACAATCAAGAACAGAGGCTTCTTCCACGAGTGTCGGCAATTTTTCTAGTACTACCAGTGCTGCAACATTGACTCCAACAACTGAAGCCTCTTCTACAATTATCGCCGATTCATCGACAACGCCTGTCACTTCTGTGGCAATCCCATCTTCTACTTCAGCAACACTTTCTACAGACTCCGCAACGACATCCACAAGTCCCATAATCCCAATAGCagcttcctcttcatcgAGTTCAAGCTCTTCTTCAGCACCTTCCTCCGGTTTTTCGTCTGCCGCCGCGGTTTCCACTACTCCGTCTCCCAGTTCCTCTGGGGGCCGTTTCTCTCTGGGATTGTCGTTGGATCAGGGCTCAATTGCACAGATACCAATTGCTCAGTCATCAACACCTTGCTCCACTTCCACTAAAATTTCCACTGCTACAGTAACTGTTACCAAGAATTCCACAACTACAAAGCATGTTACAGCCCCTGTAACACATACCGTTACTCAGAAAGTTAGCGACTGCCATTGCCCAGTAGAATCTCATCAGTCCTCATTGGAACCATATTTTAATAATAACTCTTCGGATACAGGCCCTAGCATAGCTCCCTATAGTGGTCAAGGATTAGTCCTAAAGAGGGGCAACAGTATTACAGCTCTCATAGGCGTGCTGTTATTCATactttaa